One stretch of Desulfovibrio sp. JC010 DNA includes these proteins:
- a CDS encoding HDOD domain-containing protein produces the protein MAAQDLKTSVKGQILSTSDLPTLPSVLDEVTKLVDDPNSSTEQVAKVISQDQVLSAKVLKMVNSPIYGFPGRITTIQHALVLLGLNVIRGIIISTSVFDMIQKAMAGLWEHSIGCAIASGAVAKAAGFEDPEEFTVAGLLHDLGKVVTAVQLPELNEAVRMTVQEKNLTYYEAERHILGFGHDRINAWLARHWHLPPNVREAMTYHHHPDRAQHYQQTAAVVHVGDFLVRLFEYGNGGDDQISYFKPAAMKILKLKMRDLEPVMDEVSDKFMEISDFSF, from the coding sequence ATGGCTGCTCAAGATCTTAAAACCAGTGTAAAAGGGCAGATTCTTTCCACTTCCGATCTTCCGACCCTGCCTTCAGTTCTCGATGAAGTTACCAAGCTTGTGGATGACCCCAATTCTTCCACCGAGCAGGTAGCCAAAGTTATTTCACAGGATCAGGTTCTCTCGGCCAAGGTCCTCAAGATGGTCAACTCGCCCATTTACGGTTTTCCGGGCAGGATCACCACCATTCAGCACGCCCTTGTGCTGCTAGGCCTGAACGTTATCCGCGGGATCATTATCTCCACCTCTGTTTTCGACATGATCCAGAAGGCCATGGCCGGACTTTGGGAGCACAGTATCGGCTGCGCCATTGCCAGTGGTGCTGTTGCCAAAGCTGCCGGATTTGAAGACCCGGAAGAATTTACAGTGGCCGGGCTGCTTCATGACCTCGGTAAGGTGGTCACCGCGGTGCAGCTTCCGGAGCTCAATGAAGCTGTACGTATGACCGTGCAGGAAAAGAATTTGACCTATTACGAAGCCGAACGTCATATTCTCGGTTTCGGGCATGACCGCATCAATGCATGGCTGGCCCGGCACTGGCATCTGCCTCCCAATGTGCGTGAGGCTATGACCTATCACCACCACCCGGACCGTGCCCAGCATTACCAGCAGACAGCCGCTGTAGTCCATGTGGGTGATTTTCTGGTCCGTCTTTTTGAATACGGAAACGGCGGTGATGACCAGATTTCCTACTTTAAACCCGCTGCCATGAAGATCCTTAAGCTGAAGATGCGTGACCTTGAACCGGTCATGGATGAGGTTTCCGATAAGTTTATGGAGATTTCCGACTTCAGTTTTTAA
- the dprA gene encoding DNA-processing protein DprA, which yields MDSLREEYFACLALRYTPGLGPKSWSAILRHYSTAYEGLKDAAKWPSLKLASEKSADAALKDIWRPKAEEEFHAAVRHGFGILPWTHPLFPDLLKELPDPPVCLYYFGDPKLLANPAVGIVGSRKSGRLGLEYASRLSADLSRSGVTVVSGFAKGVDACAHEAALQGVGSTIAVLGTGLDVESYPPDSGWLRKSMIENGLVVSEFPPATKPFARNFPFRNRIISGLSVGVVVVEAEIASGSLITARLAGEQGREVMAMPGPSGDRSFAGCLKLIKEGAALVESVDDVLMNIRHALDADISAQEKVAGAERKIPLKRMINSSSEKVIAPAEVEPDAPAVDISALEPPESDIAKALEKDGKLHIDEIARAAGIEVSIAGAVILGMEVKGMVVRFPGMYYDLNRS from the coding sequence GTGGATTCACTCCGCGAAGAATATTTTGCCTGTCTGGCCCTGCGTTACACACCGGGGCTTGGGCCTAAATCATGGTCCGCTATTCTGCGTCATTACAGTACAGCCTATGAAGGTTTGAAAGATGCTGCCAAGTGGCCGTCCCTTAAACTTGCTTCGGAAAAAAGTGCTGATGCAGCTTTAAAAGATATCTGGCGTCCGAAAGCCGAGGAAGAATTTCACGCGGCTGTGCGTCACGGTTTCGGAATCCTTCCGTGGACCCATCCCTTATTTCCCGATCTGCTCAAAGAACTGCCGGATCCTCCGGTCTGCCTCTATTACTTCGGTGACCCCAAGCTGCTGGCGAATCCGGCTGTGGGTATTGTGGGTTCGCGTAAGAGCGGGCGGCTGGGGCTGGAGTATGCTTCGCGTCTTTCCGCCGATCTTTCCCGAAGCGGAGTCACGGTTGTTTCCGGCTTTGCAAAAGGTGTCGATGCCTGTGCCCATGAAGCTGCACTGCAGGGTGTCGGTTCCACTATTGCTGTTCTGGGGACGGGGCTGGATGTGGAATCCTATCCTCCGGACAGCGGCTGGCTGCGTAAAAGCATGATTGAAAACGGACTGGTCGTTTCAGAGTTCCCTCCGGCAACAAAGCCTTTTGCCCGCAATTTCCCGTTCCGCAACCGGATTATCAGCGGACTCAGTGTCGGCGTGGTTGTGGTGGAGGCTGAAATAGCCAGCGGCAGCCTGATCACCGCCCGGCTGGCCGGGGAGCAGGGCAGGGAAGTTATGGCCATGCCCGGTCCCAGCGGTGATAGAAGTTTCGCCGGATGTCTGAAATTGATTAAGGAAGGCGCGGCACTTGTGGAAAGTGTGGATGATGTATTAATGAACATCAGGCACGCCCTTGATGCGGATATTTCCGCTCAGGAAAAGGTGGCCGGGGCTGAGCGTAAGATTCCGCTAAAAAGGATGATAAACAGTTCGTCTGAAAAGGTGATTGCTCCTGCGGAGGTTGAACCGGACGCGCCTGCTGTTGATATTTCCGCTTTGGAGCCGCCGGAATCCGACATCGCAAAAGCCCTTGAAAAAGATGGCAAGCTCCATATTGACGAGATTGCCCGTGCGGCCGGGATTGAAGTTTCCATTGCCGGGGCGGTAATACTCGGCATGGAAGTAAAGGGAATGGTTGTGCGCTTTCCCGGCATGTATTATGATCTCAATCGTAGCTGA
- the lhgO gene encoding L-2-hydroxyglutarate oxidase produces MKTAEIMICGAGIVGLTVARELIARGHKDILIIDKENEIAKHASGRNSGVLHAGIYYAPGSLRAVSCLSGNFKMKEYCREKGLPLLETGKVIVARNESELPTLHELHSRATANGAKVEIIDEQRLAEIEPNAKTTKEALLSHYTAVVDPRAVMKSLYEDLEASGKVTFMLGTKFITAKYNKIITDKGDFSCGLFINAAGSYSDQVARPFGFGEGYQLIPFKGIYKKLKKEKAHTINGSIYPVPNIKNPFLGIHFTRGASGDVYLGPTAIPAFGRENYGILSGLDKEAFDIMIRDAILFFRNPKFRSVAFEEPRKYFFKCFFDDAKKLVKELSPDDIESSPKVGIRPQLVDLKRNELVMDFLVESDEKSVHVLNAISPAFTSSMYFAEMIVEKYIH; encoded by the coding sequence ATGAAAACTGCTGAAATCATGATCTGCGGTGCGGGCATCGTAGGACTTACTGTGGCGCGGGAACTTATTGCCAGAGGCCATAAGGATATTCTGATCATCGACAAAGAAAATGAAATTGCCAAACATGCTTCAGGCCGCAACAGCGGCGTTCTGCATGCCGGAATCTACTATGCTCCGGGCAGTCTGCGCGCTGTTTCCTGCCTTTCCGGCAACTTCAAAATGAAAGAATACTGCCGCGAAAAGGGGCTGCCCCTGCTGGAAACAGGCAAAGTCATCGTCGCCCGCAATGAATCAGAACTGCCCACCCTGCACGAGCTGCACAGCAGAGCCACCGCCAACGGCGCAAAAGTGGAAATCATTGATGAACAGCGTCTTGCGGAAATAGAACCCAATGCAAAAACTACAAAGGAAGCGTTACTTTCGCACTATACAGCTGTAGTAGACCCGCGCGCTGTAATGAAATCATTGTATGAAGATCTTGAAGCCAGCGGGAAAGTTACTTTTATGCTCGGCACTAAATTCATTACTGCCAAATACAACAAAATCATCACTGATAAAGGGGATTTCAGCTGCGGCCTGTTCATCAATGCCGCCGGATCATACAGCGATCAGGTTGCCCGCCCTTTCGGTTTCGGCGAAGGCTACCAGCTCATTCCTTTCAAAGGCATCTACAAAAAGCTCAAGAAAGAAAAAGCGCACACCATCAACGGCAGCATCTATCCGGTCCCCAACATCAAGAACCCCTTTCTTGGAATCCATTTCACCCGCGGAGCAAGCGGCGATGTCTACCTCGGCCCCACCGCCATTCCGGCCTTCGGCCGCGAGAACTACGGCATCCTCTCCGGTCTGGACAAGGAAGCCTTTGATATCATGATCCGCGATGCCATCCTCTTTTTCAGGAACCCCAAGTTCCGCTCCGTTGCATTTGAAGAGCCGCGCAAATACTTTTTCAAATGTTTCTTCGATGATGCAAAAAAACTGGTTAAGGAACTTTCCCCGGACGATATTGAAAGCTCCCCCAAAGTGGGTATCCGCCCGCAATTGGTGGATCTGAAACGCAACGAACTGGTCATGGACTTTTTAGTAGAAAGTGATGAAAAAAGTGTGCACGTACTCAACGCTATTTCACCCGCATTCACCAGTTCCATGTACTTTGCTGAAATGATTGTGGAGAAATACATACACTAA
- the ybgF gene encoding tol-pal system protein YbgF gives MQYLRILLVAILAFGVCGCFAAKQPEQPEKSAWGGSEEWRLKSLEENFLNFKEGLRQQNNLIESNHKDTTAQIEKLENRISEMDSTLAELKQNQQKMLAMNAEAEITPEETVVTEEVVMGGTASSEEKPWMVVPGENPVPGQDAANAAPAPVSSLSGDALYQEGVRLVMNDKPLEARGLLEQYLSQNPSSKLAPNALYWVGETYYSEKSFAQSILKFKEVSRRFPKAGKVPAAMLKIGLAYDKLGDRENAVFYLRTLIEDYPKSDPAKIGRERLRAIEG, from the coding sequence ATGCAGTACTTACGAATCCTTCTTGTTGCAATCCTGGCCTTCGGCGTTTGCGGATGTTTTGCCGCCAAACAGCCGGAACAGCCCGAAAAGTCCGCATGGGGCGGCAGTGAAGAATGGCGCCTTAAAAGTCTTGAGGAAAATTTCCTTAATTTCAAGGAAGGATTGCGCCAGCAGAATAATTTGATTGAAAGCAACCATAAAGATACCACCGCCCAGATAGAAAAGCTGGAAAACAGAATCAGCGAGATGGACAGCACTCTTGCTGAGCTTAAGCAAAACCAGCAGAAGATGCTGGCCATGAACGCCGAAGCTGAGATCACCCCTGAGGAAACCGTAGTGACCGAAGAAGTGGTCATGGGCGGGACCGCCAGCAGCGAAGAAAAGCCATGGATGGTTGTTCCCGGTGAGAATCCCGTGCCGGGACAGGATGCGGCCAATGCTGCTCCGGCCCCTGTATCCTCTCTGAGCGGGGACGCGCTTTATCAGGAAGGGGTGCGTCTGGTCATGAATGACAAGCCGCTGGAAGCGCGCGGTCTGCTGGAGCAGTATCTCAGCCAGAACCCTTCATCCAAACTTGCTCCCAACGCTTTGTACTGGGTCGGAGAGACTTATTATTCCGAGAAAAGTTTTGCCCAGTCCATCCTTAAGTTTAAGGAAGTGAGCAGGCGTTTTCCCAAAGCAGGAAAGGTTCCTGCGGCCATGCTCAAGATCGGTCTGGCATACGATAAGCTCGGTGACCGTGAAAATGCCGTATTTTACCTGCGTACCCTGATTGAAGATTATCCCAAGTCCGATCCCGCCAAGATCGGTCGGGAACGTCTGCGCGCCATCGAAGGTTAG
- a CDS encoding nitronate monooxygenase family protein, whose protein sequence is MNLPQLKIGDLVAKVPVIQGGMGVGISLSGLASAVAKEGGIGVIAAAMIGLTNKNGGKDHARAHIETLAEEIRKAKEMSSGILGVNIMVALSNFADMVSTSVKEGADVIFSGAGLPLDLPKYLHDGAKTKLVPIVSSGRAASIICKKWISKFDYLPDAFVVEGPMAGGHLGFKREQLNDPKFALENILPEVIKAVKPFEEKTGRTIPVIAAGGVYSGQDISKYLDMGAAGVQMGTRFVATHECDADEEFKQAYVNSTKEDMAIIQSPVGLPGRAVNNDFLQAVTDGKKSPFKCPFHCIKSCKVEESPYCIASALINAQRGKLKNGFAFAGSNAWKTDKIISVKQLISDLKSEFDRAVAR, encoded by the coding sequence ATGAATCTTCCTCAGCTTAAGATTGGTGATCTGGTTGCCAAGGTGCCCGTTATTCAGGGCGGCATGGGTGTGGGAATATCCCTCTCCGGCCTTGCTTCCGCAGTTGCCAAAGAAGGCGGCATCGGCGTTATCGCTGCTGCAATGATCGGCCTGACCAACAAGAACGGCGGCAAGGACCACGCAAGAGCACACATCGAAACTCTGGCCGAAGAAATCCGCAAGGCCAAGGAAATGAGCTCCGGCATCCTCGGTGTCAACATCATGGTTGCCCTGTCCAACTTTGCGGACATGGTCAGCACTTCCGTCAAGGAAGGCGCGGATGTCATCTTTTCCGGTGCCGGACTGCCGCTGGACCTGCCCAAATACCTGCACGACGGCGCAAAGACCAAGCTGGTGCCCATCGTATCTTCAGGTCGCGCAGCATCCATTATCTGCAAAAAGTGGATTTCCAAATTCGACTACCTGCCCGACGCATTCGTAGTTGAAGGCCCTATGGCAGGCGGCCATCTCGGCTTTAAACGCGAACAGCTCAACGATCCCAAATTCGCCCTCGAAAACATCCTCCCCGAAGTAATCAAAGCAGTTAAGCCCTTCGAAGAAAAAACAGGCCGCACCATTCCGGTTATTGCTGCCGGTGGCGTATACTCCGGTCAGGACATCAGCAAGTATCTCGACATGGGAGCTGCCGGAGTCCAGATGGGTACCCGTTTTGTCGCCACCCACGAATGCGATGCTGACGAAGAATTCAAACAGGCTTATGTAAACTCCACCAAGGAAGATATGGCCATCATTCAGAGTCCCGTAGGACTCCCCGGACGCGCAGTGAACAACGACTTCCTGCAGGCGGTAACCGATGGCAAGAAATCTCCTTTCAAATGCCCGTTCCATTGCATCAAAAGCTGCAAGGTAGAGGAAAGCCCCTACTGCATCGCTTCCGCCCTGATCAATGCCCAGCGCGGCAAACTGAAAAACGGCTTCGCCTTTGCCGGGTCCAACGCATGGAAAACCGACAAAATCATCTCCGTTAAACAGCTCATCTCAGATCTCAAATCTGAATTTGACCGCGCTGTCGCACGCTAA
- a CDS encoding diguanylate cyclase domain-containing protein, with the protein MDMNKDHGLLGLAKHKAILVSPDNSLRDLLFEIWPQDVLEFTCYTEARGAVEDLFNDPPDLLIVDSRVEDVPAKELARLVKSENVYRQLPVIICLDDTDMQHPWDWNEVEVDDFLVRPFFLPVVRERVNLTLCRALRALDANPLSKLPGNTSIIQKIQSLIDRKQDFALAYCDLDYFKSFNDKYGFSRGDEVLMMSARIIVNTVKSFAGEQTFVGHVGGDDFVVITSPDIIEEVCQRIIFSFDGIVPNFYDQEDRQRKSIVSKDRQGNTQTFPLMAISIAVVFNINGKMKHFGEASAIAMSLKKKAKENPKSSYVLDRRNP; encoded by the coding sequence ATGGACATGAATAAGGATCACGGCCTGTTGGGGCTGGCAAAACACAAGGCTATTCTGGTTTCTCCGGATAATTCCCTGCGCGACCTGCTCTTTGAAATCTGGCCGCAGGATGTGCTGGAATTTACCTGCTATACCGAGGCTCGCGGGGCTGTTGAGGATTTGTTCAATGATCCGCCGGATCTGCTCATTGTGGACAGCCGGGTGGAGGATGTGCCTGCCAAGGAACTGGCCCGTCTGGTCAAGAGTGAAAATGTCTACCGCCAACTGCCGGTGATTATCTGCCTTGATGATACCGATATGCAGCATCCGTGGGACTGGAACGAGGTCGAGGTGGATGATTTTCTGGTCCGTCCTTTTTTTCTGCCCGTGGTGCGTGAGCGGGTAAACCTGACTCTTTGCCGCGCTTTGCGCGCGCTGGACGCCAATCCGCTGTCCAAGCTTCCGGGCAACACTTCCATAATCCAGAAGATTCAGAGCCTTATTGACCGCAAGCAGGATTTTGCCCTTGCCTATTGCGATCTTGATTATTTTAAATCCTTCAATGACAAGTACGGTTTTTCCCGCGGTGACGAGGTGCTCATGATGAGCGCGCGCATCATCGTCAATACGGTGAAGAGTTTTGCCGGGGAGCAGACTTTTGTGGGCCATGTGGGCGGTGACGATTTTGTGGTCATTACTTCGCCGGATATTATTGAGGAAGTCTGCCAGCGGATCATTTTTTCTTTCGACGGCATTGTACCCAATTTTTATGACCAGGAAGACCGTCAGCGCAAATCCATTGTTTCCAAAGACCGTCAGGGCAACACCCAGACCTTCCCGTTGATGGCGATTTCCATTGCTGTTGTTTTCAATATTAATGGCAAGATGAAGCATTTCGGTGAGGCTTCGGCTATTGCCATGAGCCTGAAGAAGAAAGCCAAGGAAAACCCCAAGAGCAGCTATGTCCTCGACCGCAGGAATCCCTAA
- a CDS encoding PD-(D/E)XK nuclease family protein — MTNNKPIQIISWKEDFIENLASTIINDSDGDLSKVTVIVPHHRPARYLKKALAASESLPKPCILPEIFSFSDFVSSLIPKLTAEFPRKIGKLDQVGLLFDIIEKLRSESTGMLSKMPADLQMFFPWGTRLASLLEDLLRQDIKPRNLTMLQGEVLEWAAALLEELEIIFVRYVEELEKRGWTTSGLENRTLVENFSGLDEILKNRKLYLAGFYGVSGVEDMFFRYLWENLGLQVIWHSDPGLAEGRKGHFAVREHRLWLQNWKAEAISDHPAKGSCELPELKFFEGFDRHSQLSAMRDELCSQKVEGCAVVLPDTSLLLPVMHHLPEQDINISMGYPLERSALNGLLEAVLKLQENRNGHNFYWKDILALIRHPYLKMLEVDGDQPLRTIFHQWENALRHGAPYADVKDFVPVYSDDNGNLVDNPEITEELRAEAVRVCIDGFKDIETLSELADSLQTMAEMLRQRGGTLWNRYLLDSECLFRLMNEVIPELRESSISNEVFGQSLCFSIFRQLLSSQRVSFEPDPISGMQVLGMLESRLLNFKRTFILDTVDEKLPGTDPYDPLLPDQLRHLLDLPDSRERESVATYNFYRLIMGSEESCIFYQSGVQPGLLDSKSIRSRFVEQLLWEMEQQRKEIITPGEEFPLKAVNFPVGAIVNAPSAIPKEPLQEKLHNLLKFKGLSPSAIDCYVGCPKLFFFRYLSNVRESVTVDQDGDRAGFGDLIHSVLKDFLEPHLNKDISGTDLDAQELQDLFMLRLERDSLYPNLAYDIKKSLEQAGKNRLALFLKSMQPTKIVELESDSQANLQLDDFTVKIHGRVDRVDERAGERYVLDYKTGRLHLPRKSFWEDENIWGPVLEDPQAIHHDGTPFLEMIKGSADSLQLPLYLLMDQHTSGEMPRQAALVELVTDGREIGLFDSKTGDEEREEIIETKIPALSKLIINNMLHEESFKPIRSNMCDWCAYREACGS, encoded by the coding sequence ATGACAAATAACAAACCTATTCAGATAATCTCATGGAAAGAAGATTTCATTGAAAACCTTGCTTCCACCATCATCAATGACTCAGACGGCGATTTGAGCAAAGTTACTGTCATCGTGCCGCACCACCGCCCGGCCCGTTACCTGAAGAAAGCCCTTGCGGCATCGGAAAGCCTGCCGAAACCGTGCATCCTGCCGGAAATATTTTCTTTTTCAGATTTTGTATCCTCGCTCATCCCCAAACTTACCGCAGAGTTCCCGCGCAAAATCGGCAAACTGGATCAGGTCGGGCTGCTCTTTGATATTATTGAGAAGCTGCGTAGCGAATCCACGGGCATGCTCTCCAAAATGCCCGCAGATCTGCAAATGTTTTTCCCGTGGGGCACCCGGCTGGCCTCGCTGCTGGAAGACCTGCTGCGCCAGGACATCAAGCCGCGAAACCTGACCATGCTGCAGGGGGAAGTTCTGGAATGGGCCGCCGCCCTGCTGGAAGAGCTGGAAATAATTTTTGTGCGCTACGTGGAAGAGCTGGAAAAACGCGGCTGGACCACATCGGGCCTTGAAAACCGCACGCTGGTGGAGAACTTCAGCGGCCTTGATGAAATTCTTAAAAATCGCAAGCTCTACCTTGCCGGATTTTACGGAGTCAGCGGGGTGGAAGATATGTTCTTCCGCTACCTCTGGGAAAATCTGGGGCTGCAGGTCATCTGGCACAGCGATCCCGGACTTGCCGAAGGACGCAAAGGGCACTTTGCTGTACGCGAACACCGCTTATGGCTCCAGAACTGGAAGGCCGAGGCCATCTCGGACCATCCGGCCAAAGGCAGCTGCGAACTGCCGGAACTGAAATTCTTCGAAGGGTTCGACCGCCATTCCCAGCTCAGTGCCATGCGTGATGAACTCTGCTCGCAAAAAGTTGAAGGCTGCGCCGTGGTCCTGCCCGATACTTCGCTGCTGCTTCCGGTTATGCACCACCTGCCGGAACAGGATATCAATATCAGTATGGGCTATCCGCTGGAACGCTCGGCCCTGAACGGACTGCTGGAAGCGGTCCTTAAATTACAGGAAAACCGCAACGGTCATAATTTTTACTGGAAAGATATTCTTGCGCTGATCCGCCACCCGTACCTGAAAATGCTGGAAGTGGACGGCGACCAGCCTTTACGCACCATCTTTCACCAATGGGAAAACGCGCTCCGCCACGGTGCGCCCTACGCAGACGTTAAAGATTTCGTCCCGGTCTACAGCGATGATAACGGCAATCTGGTGGACAACCCGGAAATTACCGAAGAGTTGCGCGCCGAGGCTGTACGGGTCTGCATTGACGGGTTCAAGGATATTGAAACCCTTTCCGAACTGGCCGACAGTCTGCAGACCATGGCTGAAATGCTGCGCCAGCGCGGCGGCACACTCTGGAACCGCTACCTGCTGGACTCCGAATGTTTATTCCGGCTCATGAATGAAGTTATCCCGGAACTGCGTGAAAGCTCCATCAGTAATGAGGTCTTCGGACAATCGCTCTGCTTTTCCATCTTCCGGCAATTGCTCTCGTCACAAAGAGTATCATTCGAACCGGACCCCATTTCCGGCATGCAGGTGCTGGGGATGCTGGAAAGCCGCCTTCTCAATTTCAAACGCACCTTCATCCTCGATACCGTGGATGAAAAACTGCCCGGCACCGATCCTTATGATCCCCTGCTGCCGGACCAGTTGCGCCACCTGCTGGACCTGCCCGATTCACGGGAAAGGGAGTCCGTAGCCACCTACAACTTTTACCGCTTGATCATGGGCAGCGAGGAGTCCTGCATTTTTTACCAGAGCGGCGTACAACCGGGGTTGCTGGATTCCAAATCCATCCGCTCAAGATTTGTGGAGCAACTGCTCTGGGAGATGGAACAGCAACGTAAGGAAATCATCACCCCGGGCGAGGAATTCCCGCTCAAAGCGGTTAATTTTCCGGTAGGGGCCATTGTCAACGCTCCGTCGGCCATCCCCAAAGAACCGTTGCAGGAAAAGCTGCACAACTTGCTAAAATTCAAAGGGCTCTCCCCTTCAGCAATAGATTGCTACGTGGGTTGCCCGAAGTTGTTTTTTTTCCGCTACCTTTCCAATGTGCGCGAGAGCGTAACCGTGGATCAAGACGGCGACCGCGCCGGATTCGGGGATCTGATTCATTCCGTGCTCAAGGATTTTCTAGAGCCGCATCTTAATAAGGATATCAGCGGAACAGATCTGGACGCGCAGGAATTACAGGATCTGTTCATGCTCCGGCTGGAGCGGGATTCCCTCTACCCTAATCTCGCCTACGACATAAAAAAATCGCTGGAACAGGCCGGGAAAAACAGACTTGCCCTGTTCCTGAAAAGCATGCAACCGACCAAGATCGTGGAACTGGAATCGGATTCACAGGCCAATCTTCAGCTGGATGACTTTACGGTCAAAATCCATGGTCGCGTGGACCGGGTGGATGAACGGGCCGGGGAACGTTATGTGCTGGACTACAAAACCGGACGGCTGCACCTACCCCGCAAATCTTTCTGGGAGGATGAAAACATCTGGGGCCCGGTGCTGGAAGACCCGCAGGCGATCCATCATGACGGAACGCCGTTTCTTGAGATGATCAAAGGCTCAGCGGACAGCCTGCAACTCCCCCTTTATCTGCTCATGGACCAGCACACTTCCGGGGAAATGCCGAGGCAGGCCGCACTGGTGGAACTGGTCACCGATGGACGGGAAATAGGACTGTTCGATTCCAAGACCGGCGATGAGGAACGCGAGGAAATCATCGAAACCAAAATCCCGGCCCTGAGCAAACTGATCATCAACAACATGCTGCATGAGGAAAGCTTTAAACCGATCCGTTCCAACATGTGTGATTGGTGTGCATACCGGGAAGCATGCGGAAGCTGA
- the xerC gene encoding tyrosine recombinase XerC, producing MSSTAGIPNDLPEPVLVFMTYLDVEKRASAATLRSYAKDLTQFEEFLETRKSTLAKPEKIIPDHVRAFLAKLHGQRLAKSTMSRKLSSLRSFFKYMTRHRFIKNDPMVGIRNPKQEMRHPRSLNVDQAVNLMDAQLGEEPADKRDLALAEMLYGSGLRVSEAITLDLFDIDTSSGVVRVSGKGNKERLSPLSDAACKAVNDYLAVRAELGASLEEQALFVGNRGGRLNRRQVNRILARMAEGAGLHEGVHPHMLRHSFASHMLQSGADMRSVQELLGHEHLSTTQRYTHLNLQQIMNVYDKAHPLAGNQSPDSDKSEEEQ from the coding sequence ATGTCCTCGACCGCAGGAATCCCTAACGATCTGCCCGAACCGGTTCTGGTTTTCATGACCTATCTGGATGTGGAAAAACGTGCATCCGCCGCTACCCTGCGTTCTTACGCGAAAGATCTTACCCAGTTCGAAGAATTTCTGGAAACCCGCAAATCCACCCTTGCCAAGCCGGAAAAAATAATTCCGGACCATGTGCGTGCTTTTTTAGCCAAACTGCACGGGCAACGGCTGGCAAAGTCGACCATGTCCCGCAAGCTTTCTTCTCTGCGTTCATTTTTCAAATACATGACCAGGCATCGTTTCATTAAGAATGATCCTATGGTCGGGATCAGGAATCCCAAGCAGGAGATGCGTCATCCGCGTTCACTTAATGTGGATCAGGCCGTGAATCTCATGGACGCACAGCTGGGAGAAGAACCTGCGGACAAGCGTGATCTGGCGTTGGCGGAGATGCTCTACGGTTCCGGGTTGCGGGTAAGTGAAGCCATCACCCTTGATCTGTTTGATATAGACACTTCCAGCGGGGTGGTCCGGGTTTCCGGTAAGGGTAACAAGGAACGTCTTTCCCCGCTTAGTGATGCCGCTTGTAAAGCCGTTAACGATTATCTGGCCGTCAGGGCCGAGTTGGGGGCTTCCCTTGAAGAACAGGCCCTTTTTGTGGGTAATCGCGGTGGGCGGCTGAACCGCAGGCAGGTCAACCGTATCCTCGCACGCATGGCCGAGGGCGCAGGGCTGCACGAGGGGGTGCATCCGCATATGCTGCGGCACAGCTTCGCCTCGCACATGCTGCAGTCCGGCGCGGATATGCGCTCGGTGCAGGAGCTTCTAGGGCATGAGCATTTGAGCACTACTCAGCGTTACACCCATCTGAATCTGCAACAGATTATGAATGTGTACGACAAGGCTCATCCACTGGCCGGGAATCAATCTCCGGATTCCGATAAAAGCGAGGAAGAACAGTAA